From Thermogladius calderae 1633, a single genomic window includes:
- a CDS encoding glycosyltransferase family 39 protein has product MPRLRLYELALLAVILALSATQFYYWDTRFTDNELAVGGKGYVSDEVWYVASARNIMLKVFHLSPKEVGGYGYTIIYDGKLDRTRVESLAKEYGVALRLDYSKLNGFYAYSTNLTALNEFLDAVKRVVNVGDVIPGWMMPDASGINTYLNLEHPPLGKYLIGLTIVLVGDYPLYWRLGNMVAGVLLIFLTFLTARRLLHGNTVAGLVAAALLSVDPLVRNLSSIALLDIYVSLFTALSFYFALSKRYGLALLAVVIGSLFKFNALFALIPLSLLYARKRVEKGFNLLDFTATLLGFYIVGGLAFLAAQILAGLPLIGYLGFTNWFKQSITGAIAWHTQVKCSGGGCPVSSTPWDWFAGVNSFTLYYFPGGVTVLAVGFWPVWSFALVGTLALLPGYLKGKTAFAKSSCWLLGLLAGYALLWAIGGRTQYSFYAVQFAPIVYTSTMTIIATFNSTDVLQVLRSWRGVLTEAERAIGRLLLLQ; this is encoded by the coding sequence TTGCCTAGGCTGAGACTATACGAGCTCGCCTTACTGGCAGTTATTCTGGCTCTGTCCGCAACCCAGTTCTACTACTGGGACACGCGCTTCACCGACAATGAACTGGCCGTTGGCGGGAAAGGCTACGTCTCGGACGAAGTGTGGTATGTCGCCTCCGCTAGAAACATTATGTTAAAGGTGTTCCATCTCTCCCCTAAGGAGGTGGGGGGCTATGGGTACACTATCATCTACGACGGCAAACTGGACAGGACACGCGTCGAGTCGTTGGCGAAGGAGTACGGTGTAGCCCTCAGGCTTGACTACAGCAAGCTGAACGGTTTCTACGCATATTCCACAAACCTTACAGCTCTCAACGAGTTCCTAGACGCTGTTAAGAGAGTGGTCAACGTGGGAGACGTGATACCCGGCTGGATGATGCCCGACGCCTCCGGTATCAACACGTACCTCAATCTCGAACACCCGCCGCTAGGAAAGTACCTTATAGGCTTGACCATTGTGTTGGTTGGGGACTACCCCTTGTACTGGAGGCTCGGCAACATGGTTGCGGGGGTTCTGTTGATCTTCTTAACATTTCTCACGGCAAGGAGACTCTTACATGGAAACACTGTAGCGGGCTTGGTAGCAGCCGCACTCTTGTCCGTAGACCCGCTTGTAAGAAACCTGTCGTCAATCGCGCTGTTAGACATATACGTCTCCTTGTTCACAGCGTTGTCCTTCTACTTCGCGCTCAGTAAAAGGTACGGGTTGGCCCTACTCGCTGTGGTTATAGGGTCTCTATTCAAGTTCAACGCACTCTTCGCTCTAATACCTCTGTCCCTGCTGTACGCCCGAAAGCGGGTGGAGAAGGGCTTTAACCTGCTAGATTTCACCGCTACCTTACTAGGGTTCTACATAGTCGGCGGGCTGGCGTTCCTTGCCGCACAGATCTTAGCTGGTCTACCCCTGATCGGCTATTTAGGGTTCACTAACTGGTTCAAGCAGTCAATCACGGGGGCTATAGCCTGGCACACCCAAGTGAAGTGCTCCGGTGGCGGCTGCCCGGTTAGCTCCACTCCTTGGGACTGGTTCGCCGGCGTAAACTCCTTCACGCTCTACTACTTCCCCGGTGGAGTGACTGTATTAGCTGTCGGGTTCTGGCCTGTATGGTCATTCGCACTAGTCGGTACACTAGCCCTATTACCGGGGTACCTGAAGGGTAAAACCGCGTTCGCCAAGTCGTCGTGTTGGCTACTCGGGTTGCTTGCGGGCTATGCTCTGTTGTGGGCTATAGGTGGGAGAACACAGTACAGCTTTTACGCCGTCCAGTTCGCACCAATAGTCTACACGTCCACGATGACTATTATAGCCACTTTCAACAGTACTGACGTACTGCAAGTCCTTAGGTCGTGGAGAGGCGTCTTGACCGAGGCGGAGAGGGCAATAGGAAGACTACTGCTCCTCCAGTAG
- a CDS encoding ribbon-helix-helix domain-containing protein, which yields MANSIARMRLITVKMPEIYVEGIDELVKIGRYSSRSEVIRVAIRDLLKKELWVKDREMR from the coding sequence ATGGCTAACAGCATTGCTAGGATGAGATTGATCACCGTCAAAATGCCCGAGATTTACGTCGAGGGGATTGACGAACTAGTCAAAATTGGCAGGTACAGTAGCAGGAGTGAAGTCATAAGAGTGGCAATTAGAGACCTGTTGAAAAAGGAGCTCTGGGTTAAAGACCGAGAAATGAGATAG
- a CDS encoding tRNA (adenine-N1)-methyltransferase translates to MPIRPGDRVLFYIDPKRRFVQVIREGGILGTDKGFVRHEEVIGREIGESVMTSKGVRVHLLRPLPVDFLASMKRATQVIYPKDVSLIAYLAGVTEGSKVLEGGVGTGHVTAVLAYLVGESGKVYAVDIDETKLRKAAENLERLGLAKRVVFVKRDVREGVDERDFDASILDIPDPWNAIKAVYDSLKLGSPLVAFLPTVNQVEKTVTSMRELFVDIHVYEVLLREYIVSEEGTRPSPRMTGHTGYIVFGRKILP, encoded by the coding sequence ATGCCGATCCGGCCTGGTGATCGGGTCCTCTTCTACATAGACCCCAAGAGAAGATTCGTACAGGTGATCCGCGAGGGCGGTATCCTCGGAACCGACAAGGGCTTTGTCAGACACGAAGAAGTCATAGGGAGGGAGATAGGCGAGTCCGTGATGACTTCTAAGGGAGTAAGAGTACACCTGCTCAGACCCCTCCCAGTCGACTTCCTTGCGTCAATGAAGAGAGCCACCCAGGTAATATACCCCAAGGACGTGAGCCTGATCGCATACTTGGCCGGGGTCACAGAGGGGTCCAAAGTACTCGAAGGGGGCGTAGGGACGGGGCACGTTACAGCAGTGTTGGCCTACCTGGTTGGGGAGAGCGGGAAGGTATACGCCGTAGACATAGACGAGACGAAGCTTAGGAAGGCCGCCGAAAATTTGGAGAGGCTTGGCCTCGCAAAGAGAGTCGTTTTTGTCAAAAGGGACGTCAGGGAGGGGGTCGACGAGCGCGATTTTGACGCCTCTATCCTAGACATCCCCGACCCCTGGAACGCCATCAAAGCCGTGTACGACTCGCTCAAGTTGGGATCCCCCCTTGTCGCCTTTCTACCCACTGTCAACCAGGTCGAGAAGACCGTGACATCGATGCGAGAGTTATTCGTCGACATTCACGTATACGAGGTTCTCCTGAGAGAGTACATCGTATCCGAAGAGGGCACGCGTCCCAGCCCTAGAATGACGGGGCACACGGGCTACATAGTATTCGGTAGAAAAATACTCCCTTGA
- a CDS encoding protein-lysine N-methyltransferase, with translation MYYVPYVPTPYPVVRKMLSLANVGPEDVVYDLGCGDGRILIVSVKEFNAKKAVGIEKDPERVKEAKNNILNHGLADRVVVINDDFFNVDISEATVVTLFLLTSVNEALRPKLEKELRDGARVVSHEFKIPGWNPVRVVDVKDDNGLTHTVYLYVKGKHA, from the coding sequence ATGTACTACGTGCCGTACGTCCCTACCCCCTACCCTGTTGTCAGAAAAATGCTTAGTCTTGCCAACGTCGGACCCGAGGACGTGGTTTATGACCTAGGATGCGGCGACGGGAGGATTCTCATCGTATCGGTCAAGGAGTTCAACGCCAAAAAAGCGGTAGGTATCGAGAAGGACCCCGAGAGAGTGAAGGAGGCGAAAAACAATATTCTAAACCATGGACTGGCCGACAGAGTAGTGGTGATAAACGACGACTTCTTTAACGTAGACATCAGCGAGGCTACGGTTGTAACGCTCTTCTTGTTGACGTCCGTGAACGAGGCCCTGAGACCCAAGCTCGAAAAAGAGCTGAGGGACGGGGCGAGAGTGGTCAGTCACGAGTTCAAAATACCTGGTTGGAACCCGGTTAGAGTTGTCGACGTTAAAGACGACAACGGGTTAACTCACACGGTCTACTTGTACGTTAAAGGAAAACACGCTTGA
- a CDS encoding DNA-binding protein, whose amino-acid sequence MEMYLISILPLYTHRIFTGKKKIELRRFFGIRPSPGSLFVVYSSGSVRAIVGEFYAGEVFVGSPDEVAEIALRGETGVSKSDLRYIKGSRTAVGIEIRGARLYRRPVKLEELRTIFPGFQPPLSFRVLREDEPLYVLLIKKLRELS is encoded by the coding sequence ATGGAAATGTACTTGATAAGCATACTGCCTCTATACACCCACAGGATCTTCACGGGGAAGAAGAAGATCGAGTTGAGGAGGTTCTTTGGGATAAGGCCTTCGCCGGGCAGTCTCTTCGTCGTGTACTCTAGCGGGAGTGTGAGGGCGATCGTAGGGGAGTTCTACGCTGGCGAGGTATTTGTAGGAAGCCCGGACGAAGTAGCCGAGATCGCTCTGAGAGGCGAGACAGGCGTTTCCAAGAGCGACCTGAGGTATATCAAAGGGTCGAGGACAGCGGTGGGGATCGAGATACGCGGGGCCAGGCTTTACAGGAGGCCGGTTAAACTGGAAGAGCTCAGGACGATCTTCCCCGGGTTCCAGCCCCCGCTCAGTTTCAGAGTGTTGAGAGAGGACGAGCCTCTTTACGTCTTGTTAATAAAGAAACTACGAGAGCTCTCGTAA